The proteins below come from a single Saccharopolyspora sp. SCSIO 74807 genomic window:
- a CDS encoding GNAT family N-acetyltransferase — MHTEVNDQPDRTRYELTADGAAAGHVEYHLHRDLMALLHTEIDPAYSGQGLGSKLIRGALDDARQRNLKVQPFCAFVRGFIAKHPDYLDLVAAEDRERFAL, encoded by the coding sequence GTGCACACCGAGGTGAACGACCAGCCCGACCGCACCCGTTACGAGCTCACCGCCGACGGCGCGGCCGCGGGGCACGTCGAATACCACCTGCACCGGGACCTCATGGCGTTGCTGCACACCGAGATCGACCCGGCCTACTCCGGCCAAGGACTCGGCAGCAAACTGATCCGGGGCGCCCTGGACGATGCGCGGCAGCGGAACCTCAAGGTCCAGCCGTTCTGCGCTTTCGTGCGGGGGTTCATCGCCAAGCACCCGGACTACCTGGACCTCGTCGCGGCCGAGGACAGGGAGCGGTTCGCGCTCTGA